A DNA window from Candidatus Protochlamydia naegleriophila contains the following coding sequences:
- a CDS encoding 50S ribosomal protein L11 methyltransferase yields MKEFYRLSFQNKLSLEEAWQELEMAGLELAYGEEEDDKVILYLYLNSSEEICSYSWIDTYEKTTLSPIDWEAQWASHGLDFHDGAVHVSFEAYGKEAKSIMLKPGPGFGDLSHPTTHLVLRLMARFINGQSIVDIGSGSGVLSLAAIAMGASFAYGIDIDPAAIEHAVQNAAFNQMDASCHFCLPGDFQFNSLDAPLIVMNMISSEQQVAWESLPILHALPGLRLVSGIRQEEREAYMNQVKSWGWTLKEEIEQDGWLGFCFTSAS; encoded by the coding sequence ATGAAAGAATTCTATCGTTTGAGTTTTCAAAATAAGCTTTCTTTAGAAGAGGCTTGGCAAGAATTAGAAATGGCAGGCCTTGAATTGGCTTATGGTGAGGAAGAAGATGACAAGGTGATTCTCTACCTTTATCTCAATTCGTCCGAAGAGATCTGTTCCTATTCTTGGATAGACACCTACGAAAAGACCACTCTTTCTCCCATCGATTGGGAGGCACAATGGGCTTCGCATGGCTTAGACTTTCACGATGGTGCCGTGCACGTTTCATTCGAAGCTTATGGTAAAGAAGCTAAGTCCATCATGCTTAAACCAGGGCCTGGATTTGGCGATCTATCTCATCCCACGACTCATTTGGTCTTGCGCTTGATGGCCCGTTTCATCAATGGACAATCTATCGTCGATATCGGTTCTGGAAGTGGGGTCTTATCTTTGGCTGCCATTGCCATGGGTGCCTCCTTTGCTTATGGAATTGATATCGATCCGGCGGCGATTGAACATGCTGTTCAAAATGCGGCATTCAATCAAATGGATGCCTCTTGCCATTTTTGCTTGCCGGGTGATTTTCAATTCAATTCTTTAGACGCGCCCTTGATTGTGATGAATATGATTTCTTCCGAACAGCAAGTCGCATGGGAATCTTTGCCTATTCTCCATGCTTTGCCAGGTCTTAGATTGGTATCCGGCATTAGACAAGAAGAAAGAGAGGCTTATATGAACCAAGTAAAAAGTTGGGGATGGACGTTGAAGGAAGAAATCGAACAGGATGGCTGGCTCGGATTTTGTTTTACCTCAGCCTCTTGA
- a CDS encoding TrkH family potassium uptake protein — protein MFYREILRILSSYLFLYAAILSVPFALAAYYQFVADPVRHPQPASTLAFAYTIAICLGLAFFFKQGMRQAKAALYRRESLATAVIIWFLTPAIGCLPFVFSGTLQRIDQAYFEAASGFTTTGATVLEAKKYDPETGKEIPIRRTYCGMQQTTYEFYGTVAPVTNALGKQFEGIEAVSHALLFWRSLMQWLGGMGILVLFVAFLPELGVKGKFLFQTESPGPIKEALTPRITETALQLWQIYVGLTIAEIILLLATNRQMPLFDAVTITLATVSTGGFSVHNQSLGYYQNFNTEWIVLVFMILGSINFSFYYYIIKGKIYRLFEPEFALYMALLLVLGGFIAWNLIGVERISLTGESEGMYSWKEALHMGFFQLISAQTSTGFFLADYDHWPAIVQAIILIAMYLGGMAGSTAGGIKIVRFYMLFQIILSKVESIFRPKTIRIIRLGQREIDQSAAVSVLCFFILVMVFSVLATLCYVADQIDPETALGLTACMINNTGGAFRAAGPMSTMAFLSPFSTLLSSFVMILGRLEFYAVLVLLVPAFWKDH, from the coding sequence GTGTTTTACCGCGAAATTTTGAGGATCTTAAGCTCCTATCTCTTTCTCTATGCGGCCATTTTAAGCGTTCCATTTGCATTGGCAGCCTATTATCAGTTTGTGGCCGATCCGGTGAGGCATCCTCAACCCGCTTCGACTCTTGCCTTTGCCTATACGATTGCCATTTGTTTAGGATTGGCCTTTTTTTTTAAACAAGGTATGCGCCAAGCCAAAGCTGCGCTTTATCGGCGCGAGTCTCTTGCGACAGCAGTCATCATTTGGTTTTTGACGCCAGCCATTGGCTGCCTCCCCTTTGTTTTTTCTGGAACTCTTCAAAGAATTGACCAAGCTTATTTTGAAGCAGCATCTGGCTTTACAACAACAGGTGCGACTGTTTTGGAAGCAAAAAAATACGACCCCGAAACAGGGAAGGAAATTCCAATCCGCCGCACCTATTGCGGCATGCAGCAGACCACTTATGAATTCTACGGCACGGTTGCTCCTGTTACCAATGCGCTTGGTAAGCAGTTTGAGGGAATCGAAGCTGTCAGTCATGCCCTTCTTTTTTGGCGTAGCCTTATGCAGTGGCTGGGAGGCATGGGAATATTGGTCTTATTTGTCGCTTTTTTGCCCGAACTTGGGGTTAAAGGCAAATTTCTTTTTCAAACAGAGTCTCCAGGACCCATCAAAGAGGCCTTAACGCCCCGCATCACCGAAACGGCTTTGCAACTTTGGCAAATTTACGTTGGATTGACGATTGCCGAAATTATCCTTTTGCTGGCAACTAATCGGCAAATGCCTTTGTTTGATGCTGTGACCATCACACTTGCTACCGTCTCAACAGGAGGATTTAGCGTTCACAATCAGAGTCTTGGATATTACCAGAATTTTAACACGGAATGGATTGTCCTAGTTTTTATGATTTTGGGTAGTATTAACTTTTCTTTTTACTATTACATTATCAAGGGTAAGATTTATCGCTTATTTGAGCCGGAATTTGCCCTTTACATGGCCCTGTTATTGGTTTTGGGTGGTTTTATTGCATGGAATCTAATTGGCGTCGAAAGAATATCTTTGACAGGTGAGTCTGAAGGGATGTATTCATGGAAGGAGGCGCTGCATATGGGCTTCTTTCAATTGATCTCTGCTCAAACATCGACTGGTTTTTTCTTGGCGGATTATGATCATTGGCCGGCCATTGTTCAAGCTATCATCCTGATTGCCATGTATTTAGGTGGAATGGCGGGTTCGACAGCGGGCGGGATTAAAATTGTTCGCTTCTACATGCTATTTCAAATCATCTTGAGCAAGGTCGAATCGATTTTTAGGCCCAAAACGATCCGCATCATCCGTCTTGGGCAAAGGGAAATCGACCAATCTGCCGCCGTGTCGGTTCTTTGCTTTTTTATTCTGGTCATGGTCTTCTCTGTTTTAGCAACGCTTTGTTACGTTGCCGACCAGATCGATCCAGAAACCGCTTTGGGATTGACGGCGTGTATGATCAACAATACGGGGGGAGCTTTTCGGGCTGCAGGCCCTATGAGCACAATGGCTTTTCTCTCTCCCTTCTCGACGCTGCTTTCAAGCTTTGTCATGATTTTAGGGCGTCTCGAATTTTATGCTGTGCTCGTATTACTGGTGCCTGCTTTTTGGAAGGATCATTAG
- the trkA gene encoding Trk system potassium transporter TrkA, with protein sequence MNIVIVGAGDVGLYMASLLSKQKHNVILIDKNGAKLEELAWQMDVAIREGSGTDWQLIGDLLEIRPDLFLALTNNDEVNLVSCSIAKNLGYPRTIARVKDNRFLNRIRLDFARLFNVDYFISPELLVAYDIYKNITSPGFLAFENFAHGEVQMRTLRVPASWSYYHLKLAELRLPKGIMIALIYRFQDDQPGQEAELIFPHGTDRIFPGDEVTLIGERDQMAEIHHFFGLSIEKVDNVVIVGGSLVGVNLAKILQEHRIQVRLIDRNHRRCLELAEEFPDCHIIHHDGTDLDFLLSEKMSHADYFVMCTGNEEVNVLGGLVAKEAGCEKVAIILSNNRFMSLVNRLGVVHVVSPKLAVANRVISLAASKAVTSLVSLYENEAEILEITVSLNSKIIGIPLSEIGPQLPKDFLIAMIQNRGRITIAKGDSIICPGDTVIVVSNPKYFQDLEKIF encoded by the coding sequence ATGAATATTGTGATTGTTGGCGCCGGTGATGTCGGTCTTTACATGGCGAGTTTGTTGTCCAAACAAAAGCATAACGTGATTCTAATTGATAAGAACGGTGCTAAGCTAGAGGAGCTGGCTTGGCAAATGGATGTGGCTATACGTGAAGGCTCAGGAACAGATTGGCAATTGATCGGTGACTTATTGGAGATCAGGCCCGACTTATTCTTAGCATTGACGAATAATGATGAGGTTAATCTGGTCTCTTGTTCGATTGCTAAGAATTTAGGTTATCCGCGTACCATTGCGCGCGTCAAGGACAATCGCTTTCTTAATCGCATTCGCTTAGATTTTGCAAGACTTTTCAACGTCGATTATTTTATTAGCCCCGAGTTGCTCGTGGCGTATGATATTTATAAAAACATTACGAGCCCTGGATTTTTGGCCTTTGAAAATTTTGCTCATGGCGAAGTGCAAATGCGCACTTTGCGTGTTCCTGCTAGCTGGAGTTATTATCACCTGAAGTTGGCCGAGTTGCGCCTGCCAAAGGGGATCATGATCGCTTTGATTTACCGTTTCCAAGACGATCAACCGGGGCAAGAAGCTGAGCTGATTTTTCCGCACGGGACCGATCGCATCTTCCCGGGCGACGAAGTCACTCTAATTGGCGAGCGGGATCAAATGGCTGAGATCCACCATTTTTTCGGTTTGTCCATCGAAAAAGTCGACAATGTAGTCATCGTTGGAGGATCCCTTGTGGGGGTTAATCTAGCCAAAATTTTGCAAGAACATAGAATCCAGGTACGCCTCATCGATCGCAATCATCGACGCTGTTTGGAACTGGCTGAGGAATTTCCCGATTGCCATATTATCCATCATGATGGAACCGATTTGGACTTCCTTCTGTCGGAGAAGATGAGCCATGCAGATTATTTTGTCATGTGTACGGGCAATGAAGAAGTCAACGTGCTTGGTGGCCTAGTGGCCAAGGAGGCTGGCTGCGAAAAGGTAGCCATTATTCTTTCAAATAATCGCTTTATGTCTTTGGTGAACCGCCTGGGCGTCGTTCATGTTGTTTCCCCTAAACTTGCCGTAGCTAATCGCGTGATTTCGTTGGCAGCCTCTAAGGCAGTCACCTCTTTAGTTTCTCTGTATGAAAACGAAGCCGAAATTTTAGAGATTACCGTCTCATTAAATTCAAAAATAATTGGCATTCCGCTTTCTGAGATAGGGCCGCAATTACCAAAAGACTTTTTGATTGCGATGATACAAAATCGCGGCCGAATCACCATTGCTAAAGGTGACAGCATCATTTGTCCCGGGGATACGGTCATCGTCGTGTCCAATCCAAAATATTTTCAAGATTTGGAAAAAATTTTTTAA
- a CDS encoding F-box protein, with the protein MKTLYNIFYGNSSLKKEATDVEEGLPLLPEVNRPVGSVQRRVVWDGDDISINVFDFLAPPHLIHAIGLVCKQWRHLSSYSFLVWNKFLPNHFVAQQAERDYCQTYLDWLAMGWRCENEEFTSKRIVSPFGGFITTMATLADRLILGSNRGFISVLDTQKTKLLSSTRIQAGHAIQCLDALAGCLALATVDEKYLKSEEQYFKRLVNPSAVKGTLQFWHLETLTPDKTVEFDHTVKSIKIHAFEDKRGTQTIVAVHVYGNRLFIFDRGGQVLDSLAHVSSFCLNDDELFVMRRENGERFMAYYRLQSGETPYLKELKKHKTPLPLLTVGMNAASKTLFLYSGKAFYEIDRQDWLEDRVDCLQATTIKNIKKIVHLSLERKIAVTEVRDPNVLPMYALTFFNKNRIEATWFACGYRFNFVPFVVIADKKCYVLGSREPMQRVDETLALDCYDLTSPNYLGQLASKINWVTGKRSFCSYILSEKKWAVFGIPFLMGQAALGLAGASVLGAHDLVPSKLLNTIQFVHLLASGLLVLTYPLSMHRVYQEESIVSMRLLASMMFLPLALLTSHKLKWSQSQFLEMLNGFLLWRIKKIRQDSQKESQQLEPTDSLQAICPISRAPIRHPVESDGKWFEKSWHLEFLEYAFMISGETTGDFEMNDGRESEEFSPPGANV; encoded by the coding sequence ATGAAAACTCTTTATAATATTTTTTATGGCAATTCTTCTTTGAAAAAGGAAGCAACGGATGTAGAGGAAGGACTTCCTTTACTACCAGAGGTGAATCGACCAGTGGGTTCTGTGCAGCGGAGAGTTGTGTGGGATGGGGATGACATTTCTATTAATGTCTTTGATTTTCTGGCACCGCCGCACTTAATTCATGCGATTGGACTTGTTTGCAAACAGTGGCGGCACCTCTCATCATATTCATTTTTAGTTTGGAATAAATTTTTACCTAATCATTTTGTCGCCCAGCAGGCGGAGCGCGATTATTGTCAGACTTATTTAGACTGGCTTGCGATGGGGTGGCGATGCGAGAATGAAGAATTCACTTCTAAAAGAATCGTTTCTCCGTTTGGCGGTTTTATTACGACGATGGCGACTTTAGCCGATCGGCTGATTTTAGGATCGAATCGGGGATTTATTTCTGTCCTTGATACTCAAAAAACTAAGTTGCTAAGTTCGACGCGTATTCAAGCGGGGCATGCGATTCAATGCTTGGATGCTCTTGCGGGTTGTTTAGCGCTTGCTACCGTTGATGAAAAATATTTGAAGAGCGAAGAGCAATACTTCAAACGGTTGGTCAATCCATCTGCAGTTAAAGGAACATTGCAATTTTGGCATTTGGAGACGCTGACGCCAGATAAGACGGTTGAATTCGACCATACGGTAAAATCAATTAAGATTCATGCTTTTGAAGATAAGAGGGGGACACAGACGATTGTTGCCGTTCACGTGTATGGCAATCGCTTATTCATTTTTGATAGAGGAGGGCAGGTTTTAGACTCCCTTGCGCACGTGTCTTCTTTTTGTTTAAATGATGACGAGCTATTTGTCATGCGGCGCGAAAATGGAGAGCGCTTCATGGCCTATTATCGTTTACAATCGGGGGAAACTCCTTATCTAAAAGAGCTTAAAAAACACAAGACCCCTCTCCCTTTATTAACAGTTGGGATGAATGCAGCCAGCAAGACACTCTTTCTTTATTCAGGTAAGGCATTTTATGAAATAGATCGACAAGACTGGCTTGAAGATCGTGTAGATTGTTTACAAGCCACCACAATAAAAAATATTAAAAAAATCGTTCATCTCTCACTAGAAAGAAAAATTGCAGTTACGGAAGTACGCGATCCCAATGTTTTACCCATGTACGCCTTGACGTTTTTTAACAAAAACCGAATAGAAGCCACTTGGTTTGCCTGCGGCTATCGCTTCAATTTTGTACCTTTTGTTGTCATTGCAGATAAAAAATGTTACGTGCTGGGTTCTAGAGAACCCATGCAGCGGGTGGATGAAACGTTAGCCTTAGATTGCTACGATTTAACATCGCCCAATTATCTGGGGCAGCTCGCCTCTAAAATCAATTGGGTGACTGGCAAGCGCTCTTTTTGTTCTTATATATTGAGTGAAAAAAAATGGGCGGTCTTTGGCATTCCATTTCTAATGGGGCAAGCAGCTTTAGGGCTGGCAGGGGCGAGTGTTCTTGGCGCTCACGATCTTGTGCCATCAAAACTATTGAATACCATTCAATTTGTCCATCTCTTGGCTAGCGGGCTTTTGGTATTGACTTATCCGTTAAGCATGCATAGGGTTTATCAAGAAGAGAGTATTGTTAGTATGAGACTGCTAGCTTCAATGATGTTTCTGCCCTTGGCGCTCTTGACTTCTCATAAACTGAAATGGAGTCAATCTCAATTTTTAGAAATGCTAAACGGTTTTTTACTTTGGCGTATTAAGAAGATTCGCCAGGATAGCCAAAAAGAATCGCAGCAGCTCGAGCCTACCGATTCCTTACAGGCTATATGCCCGATTTCAAGAGCTCCGATCAGGCATCCGGTTGAGTCGGATGGAAAATGGTTTGAAAAATCGTGGCACTTAGAGTTTTTAGAGTATGCATTCATGATTTCCGGAGAAACGACTGGTGATTTTGAAATGAATGATGGGAGAGAAAGCGAGGAGTTCAGTCCACCAGGTGCTAATGTTTGA